TGCTCATTGCAAATGCCCTTACTCCAATCTGGAGGGTGTGCAGTAAAGGAAAGTCAGAGCGTGGAGGTTGGGCTTGAGGCCTTTTGAAGAGTTAGGAATTCACAGGTGGAGAGTTCCGTGGAATTTTCCATGGACAAAGGAAGTCTTCCATTCAGAACAGCAATGCCCTCTTTTCAGACCCTGTTACTATCAGCATTTATTTCCACAAGAGGCCTTTTTGTTTGCAAAATGACTGAAATGGGAAACGCTAAAATGGTTTGGATTACAAGGATCGGTGCTGAATGGAAAAACTTGCTCGAAATTCATAACTGCATTGTGTCCGTTCAGTTTACGTTAATGGGATCCCAAGCCATGGAGAAGCTGGTGCTGCACCCAGGACTGAGTCCTGCTTGTCACTTACGACTCCAGAGAGCATATGCGTAAGAGGAGCAAGACTTGGATTCTAGTGGTTCAAGTCAGAACCCAGGGAAGAAATAGATGCTCTTGGGGGCGAGTCTGAGAATGCATTGCTTTTAGTGCAATGttttagggcagtgtttcccaaagtatggtatgtgtaccactggtggtacgtgaaaggatttcaaggggtatgcagcaaaaaataaatgactaaaaatcaggaacagagaggtagccgtgttagtctgtgctccaacaaaacaaagcagcagaaatgtaggactttaaagactaacaaaacaatttattcgatgataagcttttgtgggacagacccacttcatcagatcaatcaggAGATAAGTCCttggatggcactgggagaggggtgaTGCCGATAAGGCCGAAGTCCCAAAAGGGCAACACTAATGTTGTAAGTTTGGGAAATGCTCATGTAAGGGGTCGCGCACTTTGTTGCTTCCATGAGCTGAGCAAATTGCCAGGCCAAGGGCTGGTCGCATCTCTCCGCCCCTTCCATTTTAAGGTCTGGCTGCAAATTTCCAACCTCTCCCTCATTTACCAGGGCATCTTAATGCTGCCATTCTCCCTCCCAACTGGGATTCTGTCTTCTCCTATTGCACCTTCccgctctgccctctcccctcaaATGAGGGTTCACCTTCTGCACCCCAGTTTCAGGGGCTTTGCATGTCCCCTCATTTCCGTGTTCTCCATTGTACCAGGGTCTTTTGCTGCCCCTCTCCATACTCCATCCCCCTTCTCAGCAGTTGATCCTGTTCTTCCCTCTTTTGGGGTCTCTGTGTGTGCGCAAAAGTTCCTGCATTGCACACACATGGATAAAAATGCCATCAAGTTCGGTGGTTTTGCTAAGCCAAGGCTGTGGatgaattccccctcccccatgcactaAGTATGTATAAACCAAACAGTGAAGCATTGTGCTAGGGTGTGAGAACCAGGATGTGAACTGACAAGCTAAAACAGTTACCTGATCAGCCCAAGTGACTTGCCGACTGACAGGTTGGAAGGTGCTGTTAAGATGTAGACCTGAGAAAGGGAGAGTGCAGAGGTGCATCATACCAGTGGGTGCTTCACCAGACACTGTGACAAAAGCACAGAAGTAATTTGAACATCCCTAAGGAATAGAATGCTTTCCTCTGTGTGGCCAGCCATCTCTGCTGGCTGGTGCATTGTGGAGTAGAGCTATGACCCTGCCTACTCCATCCCCTTTCTCACCCGTcactttggggggcaggggccttgAGTGGAAGAAACCTTCCTGGGATTCTCAAGTGGCAGAGTCCTAACCTCCTCTGCAGCCAAGTTGGGCCATAGACAATCTCTGGCCTTAAGTGTGCATAGTAAATGGAAGGAATCAGCCACGTGAATGGTGAAAAGCAAGACCCTGATTTACTTTACAATGTTTAAAATGCTTCATTTCCATAACCTTGTGTTTTGCCAATCCAAGTTAGTGCTGATTAAAAGTGTCGGGATGGATTGTCCTTTCCACTCGGCAGCTGGGGGCATGAGAAGCAAAGAGGTGGGAAACGTGGAGCGAGCAGAAGAGCAGCTGAGACACAGGCTGCTCTTCGAGCTGTTTAATCCCAATACCCACATCCATCTTCCACTGCCAGATGCCCAAACTTTCCGTGTtttgcttctccccctccccagcaatgaaatctgccccccacacccccttatTGCACTGGTGGCTCAGTAGAGGAGCTTGGACCGAAGGGAGACCAagggagagtggggggagggaggagctggggctagGAGCAGAGCAAGGAGGGgatgagggtggggctgggatggtggtggagtggagctgctgctggaagcagggaagaaggctggtggcagagctgcaggtggggacAGAGTGGACATGGCCCTGCAGTACCACTTTTCCCCCTCTGAGTTCCTTTCCATCCTCCTAAAGGGACACACCCTACACTTTGAGGaccactgctctgctggctgaGTGGGCTCTGCTTGACTTTGTTTTTGAAATCGGCAGCATGGCAAGGAGCAGAGATTGGGCAAAATGGAACAAAGAATCTCACGGTTTCCTACTGAAACTTCTTACCGAGATGAAAGTGAAGCAAAATATTGCCTCCTCTGATCTTTTCTCCACCGATGTTCTTGGTTAATCAGTATATTATGACTGTAATTGTTATGACAAAACCAGAAAGTTTGGGTTGTTTTTTATCAAAGGCCTAGTCTGTGTCATTCTGGTTAGTCTGTTCCTGAGCAAGATACTTCCacaaattttaatatatttatagctgCTGTGTGAAGGAGTGTGAGTTTTGTAAGGTTTTAAATTATTAGCTGAATAAAGATTTgcttttattaataaaccaatatttaaaatatagtgCCATggcttctctttttaaaaaaacaaacaaacctgaagggtttttttttctttttttttagttgcCATAATTCACTTCAGTAAACTTTAAACTGGCTACAGTAATAAATAACAGGCCCTAGGGGACAAGGGCATTAGACAGAGACAGACTTGTATTTCATATTGCTTCCTAAGAGTTTGTGGTGTTAGAATAGAGTTTTCCATCACTAAAAGTATTTCAGTGGGGTTGCTATGGTGTTACAGTTTTCAGATGTAGTTGCCTTTTGGGGTCCTTTGCAAACAGTAGGCATTTGCTCTCTTCCTGACTAAAATAATGAGTAAGATTGCCAGCTTGTGTGAAAGCCTAAAGCAGAGCCTTTTGAGATCTGTGGCTATCTTTCTGTTGGTTTCGGTAGGCTTTGGATCCAGCCATGTTGCTAGTTTCCCAGCTTTTGTATCACCCTTTCCCAATGCcagtttttcattctttttcagaGTATCTAGCTAATGGATTGTTCTTTCAGGTGCAATCAGGACATGGCTTGTGCTTCACGATCTTTGGCAATACAGTAGAACCTGAGAATTGTGAACACCAGAGTTaagaactgaccagtcaaccacacatcACGTTTAGAACTGGAACCACacagtcaggcagcagcagaaaaaaaaaagtgcaaataCAAAAGTACGTTGCaatactgtgttaaatgtaaactattttttaaaaaaaacaaaagcagcattttccttcttcatagtgaagtttcaaagctgtattaagtcaaacATCTGTTATAAATTTGAATGAACAGCCATAATGTTATATTCAGAATTATGAGCAATATAGcccaggccaggggtctgcaacctgtggctccagaaccacgTGCATCTTTTTacggatttctttgtggctcccaatgttaTAAGTccaaagtgtaaaaaaaaaaccttcttgattgtatttgataaatggtgaacatctaaaagccccacaATGAGCAGCTGATAGCTAAATAGCAAATATATGATCTCAAAGCACTGGATAATGCcttctttaatatgtgcagtgcattgtgggatatgatactgtagctgtgttttgattgtgttgctaataagttttgattttgaaaaggaaaaggaagcttgtggcattcctactgtgaagggcaacacacatttgacgaaagaaaactgaaattaaaatgaaataaaattggcataattaaaataagtTCAGGAGTGAAattcaggaagatagtggtacaaacacatacatgtaaagtgtgatgaaatagaatatgtaaaaacgttgtgactgtcctgcaggcaacgtatcgcattacaaatattgcgtgtgcgctgttcttaaaataaaggttacaaaatgtatggtttgacattatttattaaggaccatctcatagtcacatgcattgcggctcttgaattactgagtttgttaccgaatttgaaaaaaatcactcctcttgctattttggttgctgacccctgccctgtaTGTTCGTAACTCTGAGCTTCTACTGTAGTGATTTCTACTGCTCTTCTTTGTCTGTCATCTGAAGGAAACAAGAGAGAGCAAAAAAGGTGGCTTCCAAAAAAAGGGGGTCATTTTTCCTTTGGGTTCAATAACTTTATCAAGAATTCTATAGCTGCATCTTCTCTGTTCAATATTGAAATAGGAACTGTACTCATTTTGAAAAACAATTTGAAACACAACCTAGTTTCACTATAAAATCTTCAAACAACTTTGGTCTTCGCCATGCACATTTTTGCAAAGGGTGTTCCTGAGTTTATCCTAAGTAAAAATAAGCCTGGTGTAAGTTGAAATAAGTGTCCATGCAGCCTTTTGCATTCAGTTACTTAAATCAAACCTTTAATTACACTGGTGTAGCATCTGAGGTAGCCATTTAATTTAATGGAACGTGCTCTGTGAGTTAATGATCTCCATAAGAATCTAAAACATAATCTCTTTCTTGTAAATAGATAATGActgttttgattttattaaatctgGCTTAAGTAATATTGGAAACAAACCAGTTTTTGAGCACCTTTTAAATTGTGGATGTCCTGAACTAAAGTCTTTAAATGTTTGACATTTGTGGACTAAAACTGTAACTAAGAATACTCTCGTAATTTTAGCGGTCAGTTGTAAATAAGAGTAGGTGCAAAATGTCCAGCTGGATATTCTCAGCTTCTGGGACTCTATTTTTAGCTTCTGGGAATCTTTCCTGTGCCTCTTTCAGCAGTGCTACACTGGGAGGAACTATTTTCCCTTTATGTAGCAGAGGGAGCACCCTACATCTTTCATTTCTGCACTTAAAAGAGAGACTTCACAGTGGTGATTTGCCGTAATGGGCTGTTTTAAGTAAAATCTGTAACCTTACTAACCCAAACAGATTATGCTGCTTCTTAATGCAGTATTTCAGAAAAAACTGAGGGACATATCTGGGTGCCATCAATGCACTGAATAATTGACTCTGTAAAACAAGAGATGGATTATTTAGATGTATTCTCTAAACAGATCTAATTTGCTGTAGAGGGAAATGGAAGGTTTGGCTCTGTACTGCAAAATATAGCACAAATGGCTTCCGTTCCACCCAGAATTTTCACCTGTTGTTACTGTTACTGTAATTTGTTGTccatttgggatttttttcataaGCATCTCAGATCAAATTGATGTTGTCTTAAGTTTCTAATTCGATAAATCTTAATGGTGAACTACCAAGGAAAAAAATGGCCTCATGTCCTTCTATACAGTGTGTAGAAGGGGCCTGAAGCTCTTCCTCGCTGGTTTCTTATTTCAGGTCTTGTCTACTCTGGTCAGATGGATACCGTCACATGATGACATCAGATACCAAAAACATAACATCTGATGGGGAattaaaatccttttttttttttttgttttgtccatgAAGTTACTAGTATTTCTGAGGGAAAATAAATTGTAAGACCTCATGTACCTTTTGGGCCATATTTATATACCATATAAAATACAAACCTAGTTTTTCCCTCTACAAGagaattgttttaaattaatatgATAAGAACCAAGGTTTTGCAGAAGAAAAAGTTAATGCCCCAGGAAGTGTTACAGCCTTTGCAATTTACAATTTTACCATTGAGACACCAGCCAGCTGCTTTGTAATACACTGTAAAAGTTCTGTTATGCAGAACTCAATTCAACTGAAGTTTGTTTAACTGGCATTTCTGGTATCTCCCAACTCACATCTGTCTAGTAACCAGGACTAGAATACTACCTGGCATGTTAGGCAATCACATATGCTGTTCTCTACATTTATGCCAAAGAGGCAGAAGACAGCTTGGTAAACTGCAATCAGGGATTTCTTCTAAAGAACAGATTCCAGGGCGTGGGTGTGTGCAAGGTCATTAAAGAGTCAGACCCCATCTACCTCTATAATAATAACTGATGACCCTGCAGGGCTGCAAGATCCTGATGTGTCTGAATCAAAGAAAAATAGAATTACGTTCACTGTAGTTTTAGTGTTAAGTGTATTTTTAGTGATCAGGGTGTATGCCATGCAGTGCCCAGACTGCTAGGCATATACAGGTAAAGTTTTCTATAccgtaacagagagatagctgtgttagtctatatactatcaaaacatataaagcagtccagtagcactttaaagactaacaaaataatttattaggtggttagGTTATCTTATGACAAGCACCTAAGTTCTTCAAGAAACCAACCACTCTGCAGCATAGTACTGCTTCTGGATTGGTTGAGTACCTGCATGCTATTTGATACTTTATTCATGTTATATTCTATTGTTTTCTGAGTCTTGGAAAATTGGTATTCCATTCCATACGTTCAGTTAACTGGGAACCCCCATCCTCTCAACATGTCGGATAACAGATCTCTTACAGCATGACAAATATTGTCTAATTTAGTTGAGACAGTATAATTACATGACTACTTTAATAGGAGGAGGATGTTCCTACTGTGGGTGTATAATATTGATGCACTGATTATAGCTCAGATTATGGAGGTACAAATTTTATGAGAGCATCCAAATCTCATTTTAAAGTCAATCCACCCCTTCATGGACAGACAATGTCAAAGAAGGCACGGTCATTCTGTCCACTGGGTAAACATGGTTCTTCAATCTGTGCAAGTTGCATGTGATAGCAATGAACTCCCAAAAGCCTTTCTAAGGAGGGAATCATAATAATCAAGACTTTTAGTCACAAGGCTGTGTGTTACTCAGCAGCGCTGCGCTGCTTGTTGTCCTGTAATAACCTCACAAAAAGTAAGGAATGCAGAAGAGATCGGAAAtgaaagaggcaaaaaaaaaaaagtgttttgtttttaaaaaaagaactttaTTGCAAAACTCTGTATCTGATATTTACTTCCAGACTTCACTAAATACATTACAGGAACAAACCAGCAAATCCTGTTTGGAACGCATTAAAGCCTGCTTCTTCTGGGTCTTTTGTGCACATACATGCATGTGTGAATACACATGCACTTGCCTGCTCATGCTATGTACAAAACCAGAAACTTATGTGCAGCCATTTAGATACATTATTGAATCTGTATTGGAAATCCTTGAAAAAAAGTTACAGTAGAACCTCGTTAATCTGCAGAACAGGTAGTTTtctcatacacacacagacacacgcaAAACCTGGCGGCCTCTCCCATTGATACAAGTTTATAATAGCAAAGTGCTGTAGTGATGTCTTGTGTTACTAAGACTTCATTAATTTTACAATTATAATCTACAGTACATTTACCAGCATGCCAGAAGTATTAgcataaattaaaaatatacactttacaaaaataaatagttTTGTGATGCAGTATCGTGTTTGTTCACTTACTTGCTAATTCACAAAATCTAGTCATCCAGTCATTCATGCAGTTCAGCGAGGTTCTGCTGTACACAGTAAAGTGCTGAAGGCGTATAAAAGGACACAAAACTGCAGCATAATCACACTAGTTCTCAGGCAGTAACAGTGGATTGCTATGGCCACTCTGTTGCAGGAATGTGGTACTTTTTGGACATCTAAGACAGTTGAAACAAAAGCACCTTCCTAAATAGAGCAGTTTTATACAGATTGTCCTAGATTTCTATGGCTGAAAATATACATAGACATGTTAGCATAGCAGTTAATATACAGTGCCACTTCCACTTAAATACATGTCAAACTGTATGCGTACTTAGAACCAAACAAACTTTTTACTTGTCCCCCTGAGTTGCCAAGTGGCATAAGAATGCATACAGGAATCTTACTAAAAAGCATGAGTGATCAGCTGGTTCGTTGTCTTTCAGAATTCCCTTCTTTACCAGTAATAAAATGGGAAAAACAATAAGGACCCAATCCTGCTGTCACTGAAGTTAGTGGCAAAAaactcactgacttcaatgggagcaaggAAGTGCCCAAAATGATGATTCTTTTCATTGTAGAAAACCAGTTATTTGATGCCTACAGAAGCTTAAGAACATATGGATTGTATTCTAATGTAAACTTAGTGGTACTGCTCAAGTGCCTTTACTATTTCATATTAGCTTAGTGACATTATTCATGCTAACTCAGTAGTGCTGCAAAGATTTGTTTGAGTGCAGCTGTGGTAAGTGGAAGTTGCAGTTATGTTCAGGTGCTAACAGGACAGGACCAGCTTCTCAGCTGGTGTTATTCAGTGGAGCTCTATaattttacaccagctgaggacatGGTCTGCAATCTATTAAAAGGACCATCCACCACAGAATTATTTTAAGAGCATAGTTGTCCACGACCATCAAAGTAAAATCAGGCAGCATTTagaacatgtgatttttttttaaaaaaagtttacaaGCTAGGCGTTGTAAGGATTGGTGCAAAGAGGTAAAAAGGTTTTCTGCTAGATCAGATTCTCCTCTCCAATTTAAACTATTTATCTGACAGCTTTTAACAATCCTAGAATAACTTAAATAATAAATACTGGTTTAAATTAAAGATAATACATCTTGTTAGCAACCGGAAATGATTCTTAGGGTGCTAGTTTGTAGAGAAATAACTTTGTAGTGAAATATCTGCAGTAATAACTGGCCATAAAAATAAGTGGTAATCTCCAACTTCCCAGCATTTATAAAATTCAGGTTAACTAAAAATTCTATTTATCAGTAATTCTACTTTAACAAGTTAGCCTACCCTACTGTGTCCCCCCGTCATCTTACAATGATCTGAAATAAAAGTCCACGTTCTTATAGAAAACTCAAGTTCAAATTACTTATTAAATCATTTCTTCTGCATTATTCATTCTGTCAGTTGACTGAAACTAAGTTTGAGAAGCCTGCCAGGCAGTCACAAAGATTGTGACGGAACAGATTTGGTTGCATGGGCCACTTCTGATGTTCATGCATACCACCTTATGTTTTCCACTTAATATCAGCAGATCTTTTAGATATGCATGCCATGTATTAGTAAAGCAGGAACATGAACCACATGCCTTCATGCGGGACAGGAGTATTCTTTTGTAGCTAGCAGTGTGTGACCCTGTCTCTCATGGAACCTaccattgctgtttgtttttttttggtttttttttttttttaaatctttgcaaAAGAATAGTTGTTGATGGCAACTTGTTCACATTAAGGTTTTGTATTCCCTTTGGAGTATAGTTGTACAACATGGGGCAAAGCTGGCTTGGTGTTTTGCCCCCAGTTTACCACAGAGCGTATTGGATTTATGAGAACGAGCATTTTTTACGCCATGCTGTCAAAGCTTCTTACTGAATCATCTGTTTTTCCAAGATCCATTTCAATAAAGTCCTCTGGTATGTCTTGCAAAGCTTCCGCCGCATTTCCTTCTAAGTCCTGCTTTCGACCTTGACACAGTACCGTCTTGCATGGCCTTACTAAGGACAGAAACACAGCACCCAGTACCATGCCAGAAGCACAGGAGTAGAATGCTGATCCGTAGTTCTGTGTCATGTCCACTAGCACACCTATGGAGGAAGCATTTAAagttcattaaaaacaaaaatcacatccAACTACCATTTCCCTGCCCATCCCATTTAACTCAAAATACCCATTCCCTCCACCTCTTCAATAGTTTGCCACTGTATTTGCATAATATTGCAACTTAAAGCTAGGTATTGTATTCAGCTAACTAACTATTACAGGGCCTTTTAAAGGTGTGCTTAATGCGTAGTTAATTAACAGCTGCCAATATAGGACTGACTTATTTTGCAGGATGTCTGGCTAGAAGGCACTGTATCAGTGAGTCATTTTCTGAGTGTGCATTTCAATAAAACCCAGAGAGGAGGATGCCAGTTTTAGGATTCTAATTGGAACAGGGTTTTGCAGCGTTTTGCTTCCTTGAGGCTCTTCTACAGAGGACGCCTCATCTCTAAGATGCTGACTGCAGTGCTGCCCATTCCTGCATTGCAGCAACAACTTTCTTTCTAGCACAAGAGGACTGGGTGGGGTGTTGCTTGGAGTCTATCACGATTGCTACTGATTCAGTCAGGAAGGTAGTTATAAAGAGATACAAGGTATCTTCACGTTCTCACCCACTTCTTGCCCAGGACCCAGGCACAGGAGTAGCACTAGCTACAGACCTACCCCACTGCAACATGGTTATTATGAAGAGGCATCAATAATAATAACTGATTTTTAGATTGTCACAAAGGTACCTGCCAGGGGTGGTCCAGCCAACCCAGATAAACTCTGTATGAACACATATACTCCAACAGCAGAAGACATCCTGTCAATCCCAGCCACGTCATCTTCAGCTAACATGGGAATGTGCGTGCCTGCTACTGTTCCAAGCATGAATCCAAAAAATATGCTACATATCATCAACCCCCAAAATTCATAGGCAAGAGGGAAGGCAAACAGAGCTACGGAGAGCAAAATGACACAGATGAGTTCAATATAAATTTTGCGGATAGGCTTCTTGTTGAGGACCCAACCAGCACTAATCCTTCCAAAGACTTCAGCAATTGCCATTGCGGACAATATGTACGCAGAACGATCCTTATCGATACCAAGACTGATGCTGAGTGGAATGATGTAAAGTGATGGAGCAAAGAATCCCAGAGTTGCAAATAGACCAAAAAGTGCATAACAAATAAAGCCATGGTCTTTCATCACCGAGAAGTCCAGGAGTTGGATTTTTGGTTCCTTAGGGGAGTTGCTGGCTTCACCGAGCATCTCTACAGATTCCTTTGGTTCTTCACTTTTCTGCTCTGCTTGGGTGTTTCCAGGCACACTGCTGGGTGAGGTAGATACTTCTACTCCTGAGTCAATTGAATCTATTGAGGTGCGTGTTTGCTCATTTTCAAGCATGTACTTAGTCTCAGTCTGTTCTTCTGTGGGCAATACTTCTGCCACTTCCTGTGCTTTGATGATGATCGGTTGCAACAGTGACCCGCAGATGACAATGCCTAACTGTAGCATGCCAACTATCATGAGACTATATCGCCAGCCAATCTGCTCCTTCAAAGAGGTGATAGCTGGAGAAACAGCGAGAAGTGATTGTAAAAAATAACTTCAGTTAGCAGAACAAGAAACCAACAAAATATACATTAAAATCAAAGATCTTTTGCCATCTGAAGTCAATAGGTGTCtcaagttaggcacctaaaatgAATGGTCACTTTTGAAAGTGACTTGCTTGAGCTCACTCAATGGCTCCCCATCAGAGTTCCAGATTCCCAGCGTTAGGCTCACTCTTTCTTGTCTACTATTTAGAATGTGGCCTGTTACTGGCTTTCCCTTCTCTTGTAAACAGCCTTTTCAGACATTTCTTAACTGATGGAGTTTACTGAGCAGGGCATAACTAGGTATGATTTTTAATGAGCATATGTATGTGTGAACTCTGTTTTAAAAAGCCTCCTGTCCTACCTAGCCCCTCCTGACGTAGAGGGAAACCTTTTTCTCTATTTTAACTGTGTGCTGGTGCTTTCATACAAGCCTTTCATGACAGCAGTTTCTCTAACTGaaatggagtattttgcattaaTTGAAGGTAGGCCATCACACCACCAGACTGTATTATCTGATCAGTGGAGAAATGTCAGGTTTCTTCTACCAGCTCTTTTCAGAGTAGCTAAATAAGGGAAAGCAAACATGGGGAGTGAGTTTTTCCAAATTTACAGTActaagggagagagaaaaaaacccacattgtCTTCTTATGTAATTCTAGGAAGGTCTCATGCAAGTCAATCCCCCAAGACCTTTGGATTGGGTTTCACATGAGACATACCGTCAGTCTCTAAGTCCACTAATCTTTTGAGTGACTCCACGTTACACCCCATGCTAATAAGTAGTGGTGGTGGCCCCCGCCCCTACCTTATTTTGACTTGCCAGAGCTATATAGCAAACCTGCCAGCCTGTGTATCAGTATAGTTtaccctgggcagccagcagagactgAGAATAAAAAGACAAGCCTCTCCCCCGACACTGTTTTTTGtccagtagtaacagagaggcgaTTTGGTTATTCCCCCTGTGCCCTAACACGAGGCAGGAGATGGGTTCCCCTTGCAGTTTTCTTCTGCATTTTTCCCAGGTGCACGAAGGCAGCAGAAGGCTAGAAGTCCTTGTCCAGAGACCACGTATCAAGCTCTGGGTCCCTGGCACAACCCCTCCCTTCTCCAACTTCAATGAAAGTTGAGAAGACGTTTCAAAATAACTAGGACCTAAAGTTATGGAACTTAACACGATGCAGGACACGTGCTGTTTATCCAAAGTTTTCAGGGGGACTaaatttgaagtccttactcagaCAATGTCTTCAGAAGGATTTCTACCCTAGAAAGGGCAACACTGTCCTAATCACTGCAAGTATCAATGAAATCAGTATAGTTGTGATTAAGGTGCCAGCTTATGTAACAATCAGGATCACATCTGATAGAAGATCACGGAAGTGTATTGCTTATGTACACTTGTGTTTACAACAGTTTG
The sequence above is a segment of the Carettochelys insculpta isolate YL-2023 chromosome 20, ASM3395843v1, whole genome shotgun sequence genome. Coding sequences within it:
- the SLC16A6 gene encoding monocarboxylate transporter 7 codes for the protein MTVKAIKMSCATPNVYTKVPDGGWGWTVAFAFFVVEALTYGIIKSFGVFFNDLMESFDETNSRISWIISICVFVLTFTAPLSTVLSNRFGHRLVVMTGGILICIGMVTASFARTVVEMYITIGLISGLGYCMSFLPTVTILSQYFDKRRSLVTAVASTGECFAVFSFAPAITSLKEQIGWRYSLMIVGMLQLGIVICGSLLQPIIIKAQEVAEVLPTEEQTETKYMLENEQTRTSIDSIDSGVEVSTSPSSVPGNTQAEQKSEEPKESVEMLGEASNSPKEPKIQLLDFSVMKDHGFICYALFGLFATLGFFAPSLYIIPLSISLGIDKDRSAYILSAMAIAEVFGRISAGWVLNKKPIRKIYIELICVILLSVALFAFPLAYEFWGLMICSIFFGFMLGTVAGTHIPMLAEDDVAGIDRMSSAVGVYVFIQSLSGLAGPPLAGVLVDMTQNYGSAFYSCASGMVLGAVFLSLVRPCKTVLCQGRKQDLEGNAAEALQDIPEDFIEMDLGKTDDSVRSFDSMA